In one Gadus morhua chromosome 7, gadMor3.0, whole genome shotgun sequence genomic region, the following are encoded:
- the chek1 gene encoding serine/threonine-protein kinase Chk1, translating to MAVPFVQDWDLVQTLGEGAYGEVRLLVNRQTEEAVAVKVIDTSHAKECADNVRKEICIHKILSHSNIVRFFGNRKEGPTVYLFLEYCTGGELFDRIEPDVGMSEIDAHRFFQQLIAAVEYLHHIGIAHRDIKPENILLDDKDNIKLSDFGLATMFRHKGKERLLNRLCGTLPYLAPELLGQSDFYAMPADVWACGIVLTAMLAGELPWDQPRESCQEYTDWLQRKTYLPPWKKVQPSPLGLLSKLLMASPGERVSISDMKKDRWFTTGGNPPSDSHGSSKKILRTDAGSISRNKSDERMRFSSSQPDPPVLGRCFLEAVLSMGPTDGQVSFSQPTRTEHMLLGSQLLGTPGASQTPWQRLVRRMTRFFTTKNVNDSFSALRDTCESQGLAFKQTCTNQVTVSTQDKRNNKLIFKVHLFEMNKKVLLDFRLSKGDGLEFKRLFLKIKQGLSDIISPQKIPLAIT from the exons ATGGCAGTGCCATTTGTGCAGGATTGGGACCTCGTACAGACTCTTGGCGAAGGAGCTTATGGAGA AGTTCGGTTACTAGTGAACCGGCAGACCGAGGAGGCGGTGGCGGTGAAGGTGATTGACACCTCTCATGCAAAGGAGTGTGCTGACAATGTTAGGAAAGAAATCTGCATCCACAAG ATTCTTAGTCATTCCAACATTGTGCGTTTCTTTGGTAATCGGAAGGAAGGCCCAACTGTCTATCTATTCCTTGAGTATTGTACTGGAGGGGAACTGTTCGACCGCATAG AACCTGACGTTGGAATGTCGGAAATAGATGCCCATCGTTTTTTCCAGCAGCTGATCGCAGCTGTG GAGTACCTTCACCATATTGGCATCGCCCACAGAGACATAAAACCAGAGAACATTCTGTTGGATGACAAGG ATAACATCAAGCTGTCAGACTTCGGCCTGGCCACCATGTTCCGTCACAAAGGGAAGGAGCGCCTGCTGAACAGGCTCTGTGGAACTCTGCCCTACCTGGCGCCGGAGCTcctcggccaatcagatttcTATGCTATGCCGGCGGACGTGTGGGCCTGCGGGATCGTACTGACGGCGATGCTCGCTGGAG AGTTGCCGTGGGACCAGCCCAGAGAAAGCTGTCAGGAATATACTGATTGGTTACAGAGGAAAACATACCTGCCACCATGGAAGAAGGTTCAACCAAGTCCTCTTG GTTTGTTGTCCAAGTTGTTGATGGCCAGTCCAGGGGAGCGTGTCAGCATCTCGGATATGAAGAAGGACCGTTGGTTcactacag GCGGGAACCCCCCCTCGGACTCTCATGGCTCTTCCAAGAAGATCCTTCGAACGGATGCTGGAAGCATCTCCCGGAACAAAAG CGATGAGAGGATGCGGTTCTCCAGCTCCCAGCCGGACCCCCCGGTTCTGGGAAGGTGTTTCTTGGAGGCGGTGCTCTCCATGGGCCCCACAGACGGGCAGGTCAGCTTCTCCCAGCCCACCCGAACGGAACACATGCTGCTGGGGAGTCAGCTGCTGGGCACACCCGGAGCCAGCCAG ACGCCCTGGCAAAGGTTGGTGCGCAGAATGACGCGCTTCTTCACAACGAAGAACGTCAACGACTCCTTCTCTGCCCTGAGGGACACCTGCGAGAGCCAAGGACTCGCATTCAAACAAACCTGTACCAATCAG GTGACTGTTAGCACGCAGGATAAACGCAACAACAAGCTCATCTTCAAGGTCCATCTGTTCGAGATGAATAAGAAAGTGCTTCTGGATTTCAGACTATCCAAG GGCGACGGTCTGGAGTTCAAACGTCTCTTCCTGAAGATCAAACAGGGGCTCAGTGACATCATCAGCCCTCAGAAGATCCCTCTAGCGATCACATAA